Proteins encoded within one genomic window of Tidjanibacter massiliensis:
- the rnhA gene encoding ribonuclease HI, producing MANNKITIYTDGAAQGNPGRGGYGVVLLSPPYRKELSEGFRLTTNNRMELLAVIKGLETLKFDGCEVTVFSDSRYVVDAVTKGWVFDWEKKSYKDKKNPDLWRRFMVLYRKHHVRFVWVKGHDGNPENERCDRLAVAAANSGDLKEDAGYTGKEEG from the coding sequence ATGGCGAACAACAAGATAACCATCTATACCGACGGGGCGGCACAGGGTAATCCCGGCAGAGGAGGGTACGGTGTGGTACTGCTTTCTCCGCCCTATCGGAAAGAGCTCAGCGAAGGATTCCGTCTTACCACGAACAACCGCATGGAGCTGCTGGCCGTCATCAAAGGATTGGAGACCCTCAAATTCGACGGCTGCGAAGTCACCGTCTTTTCCGATTCCCGCTACGTGGTCGATGCCGTCACCAAAGGATGGGTGTTCGACTGGGAAAAGAAAAGTTATAAAGACAAGAAGAATCCGGACCTGTGGCGGCGGTTCATGGTGCTTTACCGCAAACACCATGTACGGTTCGTATGGGTGAAGGGACACGACGGCAATCCGGAAAACGAACGCTGCGACCGGCTGGCCGTGGCAGCCGCCAACAGCGGCGACCTGAAAGAAGACGCAGGCTATACAGGGAAAGAGGAGGGATAG
- the upp gene encoding uracil phosphoribosyltransferase, which produces MVHILDRENTILNRFIAEIRDSRIQKDRMRFRRNLERFGEVMAYEISKSFHYSPRTVETPLGEAEVMLPDEEIVLATILRAGIPFHQGFLNYFDDASCAFVSAYRRYSKDGTFNIRVEYVSAGDLTDKTLLLVDPMLATGSSLVLAYEALVERKGRPAKLHVAAGIASEEGVEYALRHLPAADTTIWCGSVDQELTVHSYIVPGLGDAGDLAYGAKQDELQ; this is translated from the coding sequence ATGGTACACATCCTTGACAGAGAGAACACGATACTCAACCGCTTCATCGCGGAGATACGCGATTCCCGCATCCAGAAAGACCGGATGCGGTTCCGCCGCAACCTCGAACGGTTCGGCGAAGTGATGGCTTACGAAATCAGCAAGAGTTTCCACTATTCGCCTCGGACGGTGGAGACGCCGCTCGGCGAAGCCGAAGTGATGCTGCCCGACGAGGAAATCGTACTCGCCACCATCCTCCGTGCCGGCATTCCCTTCCATCAGGGATTCCTCAACTATTTCGACGACGCCTCCTGCGCCTTCGTATCGGCCTACCGCCGGTACAGCAAAGACGGTACGTTCAACATCCGCGTGGAATACGTCTCGGCCGGCGACCTCACCGACAAGACGCTGCTGCTCGTAGACCCCATGCTGGCCACGGGGTCTTCGCTCGTGCTCGCCTACGAGGCGCTCGTGGAGCGCAAGGGAAGGCCGGCGAAACTGCACGTCGCCGCAGGGATAGCGAGCGAGGAGGGCGTCGAGTACGCTCTCAGACACTTGCCTGCCGCCGATACCACCATCTGGTGCGGGTCGGTAGACCAGGAACTCACGGTACACTCCTACATCGTACCGGGATTGGGCGATGCGGGCGACCTCGCATATGGAGCTAAACAGGATGAACTGCAATAG
- the hflX gene encoding GTPase HflX: METTGKEAIQPERAVLVAVVRERQEVSQSEEYLDELEFLAETAGITTVKRFMQKLPSPNSRTYVGSGKLEEIAAWTAENEIGVVIFDDELSPSQTHNIEKALGRRITDRTRLILDIFVQRAQTAYAKTQVKLAQYEYMLPRLTGMWTHLERQRGGTGTRGGAGEREIETDRRVIRNNIAKLKEDLKKIDRQMAVQRSNRGSLVRVSLVGYTNVGKSTLMNLISKSDVFAENKLFATLDTTVRKVVLDNLPFLLSDTVGFIRKLPTQLVESFKSTLDEVREADLLLHVVDISHPNFEEQIAVVRETLREIGASDKPVFMVFNKVDAFRYKPKEEDDLTPATRENLSLDEIKRSWMAKGDTPCIFISAKERLNIDKLRTDLYGMVREIHAGRYPFNNFLY; this comes from the coding sequence ATGGAAACAACCGGAAAAGAAGCGATACAGCCTGAACGGGCCGTCCTCGTGGCGGTCGTCCGGGAGAGGCAGGAGGTGAGCCAGAGCGAGGAGTACCTCGACGAGCTGGAGTTCCTCGCCGAAACGGCCGGCATCACCACCGTGAAACGTTTCATGCAGAAACTCCCCTCCCCCAATTCGCGTACCTACGTGGGTTCCGGCAAGCTGGAGGAGATAGCAGCCTGGACGGCGGAGAACGAAATCGGCGTTGTCATCTTCGACGACGAACTGTCGCCCTCGCAGACGCACAACATCGAGAAGGCACTCGGCCGCCGCATCACCGACCGCACGCGGCTCATTCTGGACATCTTCGTCCAGCGGGCACAGACGGCCTATGCCAAAACACAGGTGAAGCTGGCACAGTACGAATACATGCTGCCACGCCTGACAGGCATGTGGACACACCTGGAACGACAGCGAGGCGGTACCGGAACACGAGGCGGAGCGGGCGAACGCGAAATCGAGACCGACCGCCGCGTCATCCGCAACAACATCGCCAAACTGAAGGAGGACCTGAAGAAAATCGACCGCCAGATGGCCGTCCAGCGCAGCAACCGCGGCAGCCTGGTACGGGTTTCGCTCGTAGGATACACCAACGTCGGAAAATCCACGCTGATGAACCTGATAAGCAAAAGCGACGTATTCGCCGAGAACAAACTCTTCGCCACGCTCGACACGACCGTACGCAAGGTGGTGCTCGACAACCTCCCTTTCCTGCTCTCCGACACGGTGGGCTTCATCCGCAAGCTGCCGACGCAACTGGTGGAGTCGTTCAAATCGACGCTGGACGAGGTACGCGAGGCCGACCTGCTGCTCCACGTGGTGGACATTTCACACCCTAATTTCGAAGAACAGATAGCGGTAGTACGGGAGACGCTGCGCGAAATAGGGGCCAGCGACAAACCGGTCTTCATGGTTTTCAACAAGGTAGACGCCTTCCGTTACAAACCGAAAGAGGAGGATGACCTCACGCCCGCCACCCGCGAAAACCTGTCGCTCGACGAGATTAAGCGCAGCTGGATGGCCAAGGGGGATACTCCGTGCATCTTCATCTCGGCCAAAGAGCGGCTCAACATCGACAAGCTGCGGACAGACCTCTACGGTATGGTAAGGGAAATCCATGCGGGACGCTATCCGTTCAACAACTTTTTGTATTAA
- the ileS gene encoding isoleucine--tRNA ligase — protein sequence MSSRKFNEYKGLDLPQLGREVLEVWDRENTFGRSITEREGAPAFIFYEGPPSANGLPGIHHVLSRTIKDTICRYKTQQGYLVRRKAGWDTHGLPVELGVEKKLGITKEDIGHKISIEEYNRTCREAVMEFTGVWEELTRKMGYWVDMKHPYITYENKYIETLWWMLKQLFDKGLLYKGYTIQPYSPAAGTGLSNHELNQPGCYRDVKDTTCTAQFEIIRDERSEFLFDDAQGTLYFLAWTTTPWTLPSNTALAVGDNIEYVRVKCLNPYTQQPQTVILAKELLPAYFTPKMEGTYSIGERIYKGSELVGIRYRQLIDWVKPMGDAFRVISGDYVTTVDGTGIVHIAPTFGADDDRVGKQAGIVPMYVVDRAGKNQPMVDRRGRLFRIEDMDPDFVAKYVDAERYREWAGRFVKNAYDPSLGPDDPTLDIDIAVMLKGEGKAFKIEKHTHSYPHCWRTDKPVLYYPLDSWFIRTTALRERLMELNDTIDWKPASTGTGRFGKWLEGLVDWNLSRSRFWGTPLPIWATEDRSELKCIGSVAELRAEAEKAVAAGVMKSNPLAAFREGDFSEENYNIFDLHRPYVDDIVLVSDKGEPMRRESDLIDVWFDSGAMPYAQVHYPFEISREEFLKRFPADFIAEGVDQTRGWFFTLHALAAMLFDSVAFRNIISNGLVLDKNGNKMSKRLGNAVDPFDIMDKYGPDAVRWYMISNSQPWDNLKFDPEGVDEVRRKFFGTLYNTYSFFALYANVDGFNGQEPEIPVAERPEIDRWIISLLNTLVREVSDRLEDFDPTPAARLIQEFVGENLSNWYVRLNRKRFWGGGMSTDKLAAYQTLYTCLETVARLMAPFAPFMADRLFGDLNAVSGRYRDSVHLCAFPTADASLIDGELEDTMSIAQRVSSMVLALRRKVNIKVRQPLTKILIPVLDEKTGRHIEKVRSLIMNEVNVKEVELITNTMGLITKRIKPNFKTLGPRYGKQMKQIAALVASFSQERIAAIEANDSFFLEIDGRQLPVTREDFEITSEDMPGWLVATEGKLTVALDVTVTETLLREGIARELINRIQNIRKESGFEVTDKIRAEIGRCDLVEGAVTDFGTYIASQTLAVELKLADTPAGDFVHDVDIDEHPVTIAVTKATA from the coding sequence ATGAGCAGCAGAAAATTCAACGAGTACAAGGGGCTCGACCTGCCGCAACTGGGCAGGGAAGTCCTCGAAGTGTGGGACAGAGAGAACACGTTCGGACGCAGCATCACCGAACGCGAAGGAGCACCGGCTTTTATCTTCTACGAAGGGCCGCCTTCGGCCAACGGACTCCCCGGCATCCACCACGTCCTCTCGCGTACCATCAAGGATACTATCTGCCGCTACAAAACCCAGCAGGGCTATCTCGTCCGCCGGAAGGCGGGATGGGATACCCACGGCCTGCCTGTCGAACTGGGCGTGGAGAAGAAGCTCGGCATCACGAAAGAGGACATCGGCCACAAGATATCCATCGAAGAGTACAACCGTACCTGCCGCGAAGCGGTCATGGAGTTCACCGGCGTCTGGGAGGAGCTCACCCGCAAAATGGGATATTGGGTGGACATGAAACACCCCTACATCACCTACGAAAACAAATATATCGAAACGCTGTGGTGGATGCTGAAACAGCTTTTCGATAAGGGCCTGCTCTACAAGGGATATACGATACAACCTTACTCGCCTGCCGCGGGTACGGGCCTCAGCAACCACGAGCTCAACCAGCCGGGATGCTACCGCGACGTGAAGGACACGACCTGCACGGCGCAGTTCGAAATCATCCGCGACGAGCGGAGCGAATTCCTGTTCGATGACGCACAGGGTACGCTCTACTTCCTCGCATGGACCACGACGCCCTGGACGCTGCCCTCCAACACGGCGCTCGCCGTGGGCGACAACATCGAATACGTGCGTGTGAAATGCCTCAATCCCTACACGCAGCAGCCCCAGACGGTCATTCTCGCCAAAGAACTGCTTCCAGCCTATTTCACTCCGAAGATGGAGGGAACGTACAGCATCGGGGAACGGATTTACAAGGGTTCGGAACTGGTCGGAATACGCTACCGGCAGCTCATCGACTGGGTGAAGCCGATGGGCGACGCCTTCCGCGTCATCTCCGGCGACTACGTGACCACGGTGGACGGTACGGGCATCGTACATATCGCCCCCACGTTCGGCGCCGACGACGACCGCGTAGGTAAACAGGCGGGCATCGTGCCGATGTATGTCGTAGACAGGGCGGGCAAGAACCAGCCCATGGTGGACCGCCGCGGCCGTCTGTTCCGCATCGAGGACATGGACCCCGACTTCGTTGCGAAATACGTCGATGCGGAACGCTACCGCGAATGGGCCGGCCGTTTCGTGAAGAACGCCTACGACCCGTCCCTCGGTCCGGACGACCCCACGCTCGACATCGACATAGCCGTCATGCTCAAGGGCGAAGGCAAGGCGTTCAAGATAGAAAAACACACCCACTCCTATCCGCACTGCTGGCGCACGGACAAACCCGTGCTTTACTACCCGCTGGATTCGTGGTTCATCCGGACGACGGCCCTGCGGGAAAGGCTCATGGAGCTCAATGATACCATCGACTGGAAACCCGCCTCGACCGGGACGGGCCGTTTCGGGAAGTGGCTCGAAGGGCTCGTGGACTGGAACCTCTCCCGTTCCCGCTTTTGGGGCACGCCGCTGCCGATATGGGCGACGGAAGACCGCTCCGAACTCAAGTGCATCGGTTCGGTGGCGGAGCTGCGCGCGGAAGCGGAGAAAGCCGTAGCCGCGGGAGTCATGAAAAGCAACCCGCTGGCGGCGTTCCGCGAAGGAGACTTCTCGGAGGAGAACTACAACATCTTCGACCTGCACCGTCCCTATGTGGACGACATCGTCCTTGTATCGGACAAGGGCGAACCCATGCGGCGCGAAAGCGACCTCATCGACGTCTGGTTCGACAGCGGCGCCATGCCCTATGCCCAGGTGCATTATCCGTTTGAAATCAGCCGCGAAGAGTTCCTGAAACGCTTCCCGGCGGACTTCATCGCCGAAGGAGTGGACCAGACGCGGGGATGGTTCTTCACGCTACATGCTCTGGCCGCCATGCTCTTCGATTCGGTCGCCTTCCGGAACATCATCTCCAACGGTCTGGTGCTCGACAAAAACGGCAACAAAATGAGCAAGCGGCTCGGCAACGCCGTAGACCCGTTCGACATAATGGACAAATACGGGCCGGACGCCGTGCGCTGGTACATGATATCCAATTCGCAGCCGTGGGACAATCTCAAGTTCGACCCGGAAGGGGTGGATGAAGTACGGCGCAAATTTTTCGGTACGCTCTACAACACCTACAGTTTCTTCGCCCTCTATGCCAACGTAGACGGCTTCAACGGTCAGGAACCGGAAATACCCGTGGCCGAACGCCCCGAAATTGACCGGTGGATAATCTCGCTGCTCAACACGCTCGTGCGGGAGGTGAGCGACAGACTGGAGGATTTCGACCCCACGCCTGCAGCACGCCTCATTCAGGAGTTCGTCGGCGAGAACCTCTCCAACTGGTACGTACGACTGAACCGCAAACGCTTTTGGGGCGGCGGCATGAGCACCGACAAACTGGCCGCCTACCAGACGCTCTACACCTGCCTCGAAACCGTTGCCCGGCTCATGGCACCCTTTGCGCCCTTCATGGCCGACCGGCTGTTCGGCGACCTGAATGCCGTGAGCGGAAGATACCGGGATTCCGTACACCTGTGCGCTTTCCCCACGGCCGACGCCTCCCTGATAGACGGGGAACTGGAGGATACGATGTCCATCGCCCAGCGCGTCTCCTCGATGGTGCTCGCCCTGCGCCGCAAGGTGAACATCAAGGTACGCCAGCCGCTGACCAAGATTCTGATACCGGTGCTCGACGAAAAGACGGGACGGCACATCGAGAAGGTCCGTAGCCTCATCATGAACGAGGTGAATGTCAAGGAAGTAGAGCTCATTACCAACACCATGGGCCTCATCACCAAACGCATCAAACCCAACTTCAAGACACTCGGCCCGCGTTACGGCAAGCAGATGAAACAGATAGCCGCACTCGTGGCATCATTTTCGCAGGAACGGATTGCAGCCATCGAGGCGAACGACAGCTTCTTCCTCGAAATAGACGGCCGGCAGTTGCCCGTGACGCGCGAAGACTTCGAGATAACCTCCGAGGATATGCCCGGATGGCTCGTGGCAACGGAAGGAAAGCTGACGGTGGCACTGGACGTAACCGTAACCGAAACGCTGCTCCGCGAAGGTATCGCCCGCGAACTCATCAACCGCATCCAGAACATCCGCAAAGAGAGCGGCTTCGAAGTGACGGACAAGATTCGCGCGGAGATAGGCCGATGCGACCTCGTAGAGGGGGCCGTCACGGATTTCGGCACCTACATCGCCTCGCAGACGCTCGCAGTGGAATTGAAACTAGCCGATACGCCGGCGGGCGACTTCGTTCACGACGTGGACATCGACGAGCATCCGGTCACGATAGCGGTTACGAAAGCCACCGCCTGA
- a CDS encoding GNAT family N-acetyltransferase → MNCNSGLPVAIRRARPEELGQIMEIVADAAAFMHANGNPGQWRDGYPGRERIAADIAGGYSHAAIDATGTMVATFCFMPSPEPNYATIRDGAWQDGSPYHVIHRLACAVRGQGIAARCMAWCLEQDRHLRADTHRDNIPMQRLLLRFGFRPVGTVFVEDGTPRIAFEHSDNFSTKQ, encoded by the coding sequence ATGAACTGCAATAGCGGCCTGCCGGTAGCCATCCGCCGGGCAAGACCCGAAGAGCTCGGACAAATCATGGAAATCGTGGCGGATGCCGCCGCTTTCATGCACGCCAACGGCAATCCCGGCCAATGGCGCGACGGTTATCCCGGCCGCGAACGAATCGCCGCCGACATCGCGGGAGGATACTCCCATGCAGCCATCGACGCGACAGGCACGATGGTCGCCACATTCTGTTTCATGCCCTCGCCGGAACCCAACTATGCGACCATCCGCGACGGCGCCTGGCAGGACGGAAGTCCCTACCATGTCATCCACCGCCTGGCCTGTGCGGTACGGGGCCAGGGCATCGCCGCCCGATGCATGGCATGGTGTCTGGAACAGGACCGTCACCTGCGTGCGGATACCCACCGCGACAACATCCCGATGCAGCGTCTGCTGCTTCGGTTCGGTTTCCGTCCGGTCGGCACCGTCTTCGTGGAGGACGGCACACCGCGCATCGCTTTCGAACACAGCGACAACTTCTCTACAAAACAGTAG
- the glmS gene encoding glutamine--fructose-6-phosphate transaminase (isomerizing) — MCGIVGYVGSKDAYPILIKGLHRLEYRGYDSAGIALINPAGKLNVYKSKGKVTELEHFVEDKDISGTIGIAHTRWATHGEPNDVNAHPHYSENGSIALIHNGIIENYGVLKAMLAEKGYTFRSETDTEVLVQFIEYLHTENRCTLFEAVQAALNQVIGAYAIAVLDRTNNDEIIAARKSSPLVVGIGEGEYFLASDATPIVEYVKDVVYLNDGEIAVINRHKPLKVVNLNNIESKIDIRKLEMNISELEKGGYPHFMLKEIFEQPRTITDCIRGRINVKGTNVVLSGILDNKERFLNARRIIFVACGTSWHAGLIGEYLFEDLCGIEVKVEYASEFRYRNPVIHSDDVVIAISQSGETADTLAAIELAKSKGAFVYGICNVVGSSIARATHSGTYIHVGPEIGVASTKAFTGQVTVLVMMAMMLAKMKGLIDEEKYREVLRGLIAMPDNIKEVLDQHEHIQSVASIFTYARNFLYLGRGCNYPTAMEGALKLKEISYIHAEGCPAAEMKHGTIALIDQEMPTIVIATNGSVYEKTISNIQEIKARGGKVIVVVTEGDCIVAEMADYCIWIPKTAECITPLLSSIPLQLFAYYIAVNKGRNVDQPRNLAKSVTVE; from the coding sequence ATGTGTGGAATAGTAGGATACGTGGGAAGCAAGGACGCTTACCCCATACTGATAAAGGGGCTCCACCGGCTCGAATACCGCGGGTACGACAGTGCCGGCATCGCACTGATAAATCCGGCAGGAAAACTCAACGTCTACAAATCGAAAGGAAAGGTAACCGAACTCGAACACTTCGTGGAGGACAAGGATATTTCCGGTACGATAGGCATCGCCCATACGCGCTGGGCCACGCACGGAGAGCCCAACGACGTGAACGCCCATCCCCACTATTCGGAGAACGGCTCGATAGCGCTCATTCACAACGGCATCATCGAAAACTACGGGGTACTGAAAGCCATGCTCGCGGAGAAAGGCTACACCTTCCGCAGCGAAACCGACACCGAGGTACTCGTACAGTTCATCGAATACCTGCACACGGAGAACCGGTGCACGCTGTTCGAAGCGGTACAGGCGGCACTGAACCAGGTCATCGGAGCCTATGCCATCGCAGTGCTCGACCGCACCAACAACGATGAAATAATCGCGGCACGCAAGAGCAGCCCGCTCGTGGTAGGCATCGGCGAAGGCGAATACTTCCTCGCCTCGGACGCCACGCCGATTGTGGAGTACGTGAAGGACGTGGTGTATCTCAATGACGGCGAAATTGCGGTCATCAATCGCCACAAACCGCTCAAAGTAGTGAATCTCAACAATATCGAATCAAAAATCGATATCCGCAAGCTGGAGATGAACATCTCGGAGCTCGAAAAGGGCGGTTACCCGCACTTCATGCTCAAGGAAATCTTCGAACAGCCGCGTACCATTACCGACTGCATCCGGGGCCGCATCAACGTGAAGGGCACGAACGTGGTGCTGTCGGGCATCCTCGACAACAAGGAGCGGTTCCTCAATGCCCGGAGAATCATCTTCGTGGCGTGCGGTACGTCGTGGCACGCGGGCCTCATCGGCGAATACCTCTTCGAAGACCTCTGCGGCATCGAGGTAAAGGTCGAATATGCGTCGGAATTCCGCTACCGGAATCCGGTCATCCATTCCGACGACGTGGTGATAGCCATCTCGCAGTCCGGAGAAACGGCAGATACGCTGGCCGCCATCGAGCTGGCCAAAAGCAAGGGGGCTTTCGTCTACGGCATATGCAACGTGGTCGGCTCTTCGATAGCCCGTGCGACACACTCCGGAACCTACATCCACGTCGGACCGGAGATAGGCGTAGCCTCCACCAAAGCCTTTACCGGACAGGTCACCGTACTGGTCATGATGGCGATGATGCTGGCCAAGATGAAAGGACTCATCGACGAGGAGAAGTATCGGGAAGTGCTGCGCGGTCTGATAGCCATGCCCGACAATATCAAGGAGGTACTCGACCAGCACGAACACATCCAATCGGTGGCTTCGATATTCACCTATGCCCGTAACTTCCTCTACCTCGGTCGAGGCTGCAACTATCCCACGGCCATGGAGGGGGCACTGAAACTGAAGGAGATTTCCTACATCCATGCGGAGGGGTGCCCTGCCGCCGAGATGAAGCACGGCACCATCGCGCTCATCGACCAAGAGATGCCCACCATCGTCATCGCGACCAACGGCAGCGTGTACGAAAAGACCATCAGCAATATCCAGGAGATAAAGGCACGCGGCGGCAAGGTCATCGTTGTCGTCACCGAGGGCGACTGCATCGTGGCTGAGATGGCGGACTACTGCATCTGGATACCGAAAACCGCCGAATGCATCACGCCGCTGCTCTCCTCGATACCGCTGCAACTCTTCGCCTACTACATCGCAGTAAACAAGGGGCGCAACGTAGACCAGCCGCGCAACCTGGCCAAATCCGTGACGGTAGAGTGA
- a CDS encoding TraR/DksA family transcriptional regulator, translating to MSEVEKTRYSDEELAEFKAIILDKLEKAKADYELLRSSITHTMSNDTEDTSPTFKVLEEGAATLSKEESGRLAQRQLKFIQHLEAALVRIENKTYGICRETGKLIPKERLKIVPHATLSIEAKESHNK from the coding sequence ATGTCAGAAGTCGAAAAAACCAGATACTCGGACGAGGAACTTGCCGAATTCAAGGCCATCATCCTCGACAAGCTCGAAAAGGCGAAAGCCGACTACGAATTGTTGCGTTCGTCCATCACCCACACGATGAGCAACGATACGGAAGATACGTCGCCCACCTTTAAAGTGTTGGAAGAAGGGGCCGCTACCCTCTCGAAAGAGGAGTCGGGCAGGCTCGCCCAGCGACAGCTCAAATTCATACAGCATCTCGAAGCGGCTCTCGTGCGTATCGAGAACAAGACCTACGGAATATGCCGCGAAACGGGCAAACTGATTCCGAAAGAGAGACTCAAAATCGTACCGCACGCTACGCTGAGCATCGAGGCCAAAGAGAGCCACAACAAATAG